The Rhopalosiphum maidis isolate BTI-1 chromosome 1, ASM367621v3, whole genome shotgun sequence genome has a segment encoding these proteins:
- the LOC113548065 gene encoding catenin alpha isoform X2 translates to MTDQFGPITLKWDPKNLEIRTMSVEKTLEPLVLQVTTLVNTKGTSRKKKGRSKRAHVLVAAVEKATENFIEVGEQIAFENPDIKQEMLAAVEEVRKTGDAMSIAAREFAEDPCASAKRSNMVRAARNLLSAVTRLLILADMVDVHLLLKSLRVVEDDLEKVKNASSQAELLDNIKVFGRSASELMSQAAKRQQELKDPQLRDDLAAARAILKKHSTMLLTASKVYVRHPELAAAKANRDFVLKQVCEAVNTISDVAQGRSAAMNDNGNQIYDGPGELAAALDDFDERMVMDPLVYNEVRTRPSLEERLESIISGAALMADSSCTRDERRERIVAECNAVRQALQDLLSEYMSNMSVKETSEGLERAIDHMCRKTRDLRRQLRKAVVDHVSDSFLETSVPLLVLIEAAHSGDEKEVEECALVFTEHANKLVEVANLACSMSNNEDGVKMVRTAAAQIENLCPQVINAARVLAVRPRSKLALDNMDVFKDAWQAQVRLLTEAVDDITTIDDFLAVSESHILEDVNKCVLALQEGSADPLDRTAGAIRGRSARVCNVVAAEMDNYEPGIYTERVLEAIKVLRDQVMPNFAQRVELAVEALSTNPPKEVDENDFIDASRLVYDGVREIRRAVLMNRTDEELDPEDIEFDEHYTVETRSRSSAHTGEPLDEYPDISGITTAREAMRKMTEEDKQKIAQQVEFFRSEKLKFDREVAKWDDTGNDIIVLAKHMCMIMMEMTDFTRGRGPLKTTMDVINAAKKISEAGTKLDKLTRQIADQCPESSTKKDLLAYLQRIALYCHQLNITSKVKADVQNISGELIVSGLDSATSLIQAAKNLMNAVVLTVKSSYVASTKYPRQGADLQKLVVWKMKAPEKKPLVRPEKPEEVRAKVRKGSQKKVQNPIKALSEFQSPTESV, encoded by the exons atgACTGATCAGTTCGGTCCCATTACTCTAAAATGGGATCCCAAAAATCTAGAGATACGTACTATGTCTGTGGAAAAGACATTAGAACCATTAGTTTTACAA GTGACTACTTTGGTAAACACTAAAGGTACTTCACGAAAGAAGAAAGGACGTTCAAAAAGAGCTCATGTTCTAGTTGCTGCTGTTGAAAAAGCGACAGAAAATTTTATCGAAGTTGGAGAACAAATCGCTTTTGAAAATCCTGATATAAAACAAGAAATGTTAGCTGCAGTTGAAGAAGTTCGAAAAACTG gtgaTGCTATGAGTATTGCTGCAAGAGAGTTTGCTGAAGATCCTTGTGCTTCTGCTAAACGTAGCAATATGGTAAGAGCGGCAAGAAATCTCTTATCAGCCGTAACACGCCTACTTATACTTGCAGATATGGTtgatgtacatttattattgaaatcattaagagtt gTTGAAGATGATttagaaaaagttaaaaatgctTCAAGTCAAGCTGAACTCCTTgacaatattaaagtatttggtAGAAGTGCTAGTGAACTTATGAGTCAAGCTGCAAAACGTCAACAAGAATTAAAAGACCCTCAATTACGTGATGATCTAGCTGCAGCTCgtgctattttaaaaaaacattcaactATGCTGTTAACTGCTTCCAAa GTTTATGTAAGACATCCAGAACTTGCTGCAGCTAAAGCTAATCgtgattttgtattaaaacaagTGTGTGAAGCTGTCAACACTATTAGTGATGTTGCCCAAGGTCGATCTGCAGCAATGAACGATAATGGAAATCAAATTTATGATGGACCTGGTGAATTGGCTGCTGCACTTGATGATTTTGAT gaaagaATGGTTATGGATCCTCTTGTTTATAACGAAGTGCGTACTCGTCCATCTTTAGAAGAACGACTTGAAAGTATTATTAGTGGAGCTGCATTAATGGCTGATTCTTCATGTACTCGTGATGAGCGTAGAGAAAGAATTGTTGCAGAGTGTAATGCTGTACGCCAAGCATTGCAGGATTTGCTTTCTGAATATATGTCtaat ATGAGTGTAAAAGAAACTAGTGAAGGATTGGAACGTGCTATTGATCATATGTGCCGTAAGACCAGAGATTTGAGACGACAATTACGTAAAGCTGTTGTAGATCATGTGTCTGAtag cTTTCTAGAAACAAGTGTTCCATTACTTGTTTTGATTGAAGCAGCACATTCAGGTGATGAAAAAGAAGTTGAAGAATGTGCTTTAGTATTCACTGAACATGCAAACAAACTTGTTGAA gtTGCTAATCTTGCGTGTAGCATGTCAAACAATGAAGATGGCGTAAAAATGGTCAGAACAGCTGCTGCACAAATTGAGAATTTATGTCCACAAGTGATAAATGCAGCTAGAGTTCTTGCTGTTCGGCCCAGATCTAAATTAGCACTTGACAATATGGATGTTTTTAAAGATGCTTGGCAAGCACAAGTTAGATTACTGACTGAAGCTGTTGACGATATAACAACCATTGATGACTTTTTAGCTGTTTCGG aaaGTCATATTTTGGAAGATGTGAATAAATGTGTTCTTGCACTTCAAGAAGGATCAGCTGACCCATTAGACAGAACTGCTGGAGCAATTAGAGGCCGTTCAGCTAGAGTTTGTAATGTAGTAGCTGCTGAAATGGATAATTATGAACCGGGTATATATACTGAACGTGTATTAGAAGCAATTAAAGTATTACGTGATCAag ttATGCCCAACTTTGCTCAACGTGTTGAGTTAGCTGTAGAAGCTTTATCAACCAATCCTCCTAAAGAAGTAgatgaaaatgattttattgatgcTTCTAGACTTGTTTATGATGGTGTAAGAGAGATACGTCGAGCAGTTCTCATGAATaga aCTGATGAAGAATTAGATCCTGAAGATATAGAGTTTGATGAACATTATACAGTTGAGACAAGGAGTAGAT caaGTGCTCATACTGGAGAACCTTTGGATGAGTATCCAGATATTAGTGGAATTACTACAGCACGT GAAGCTATGAGAAAAATGACAGAAgaagataaacaaaaaatcgCTCAACAAGTTGAATTCTTTAGGAGTGAAAAACTGAAGTTTGATCGTGAGGTAGCTAAATGGGATGATACAGGAAATGATATCATTGTTCTTGCCAAACATATGTGCATGATCATGATGGAAATGACAGATTTCACCCg tgGCCGTGGACCATTAAAAACTACCATGGATGTTATTAATGCAGCTAAGAAAATTTCAGAAGCTGGAACAAAATTAGATAAACTTACTAGACAAATTGCCGACCAATGTCCAGAATCATCAACCAAAAAAGATTTGTTAGCTTATTTACAACGTATTGCTTTGTATTGTCATCAGCTAAATATCACGTCTAAAGTTAAAGctgatgtacaaaatataagtgGTGAACTTATTGTTTCTGgg ttggaTAGTGCTACATCTCTAATTCAAGCagcaaaaaatttaatgaatgctGTTGTATTAACTGTTAAGTCTTCATATGTAGCCAGTACTAAATACCCTAGACAAGGAGCAGATCTCCAAAAa CTTGTTGTTTGGAAAATGAAAGCTCCTGAAAAAAAACCACTTGTAAGACCAGAAAAACCCGAAGAAGTTAGAGCTAAAGTAAGAAAAGGCTCTCAAAAGAAAGTACAAAATCCAATAAAGGCTTTAAGTGAATTTCAAAGTCCTACTGAatctgtttaa
- the LOC113548065 gene encoding catenin alpha isoform X1, with amino-acid sequence MTDQFGPITLKWDPKNLEIRTMSVEKTLEPLVLQVTTLVNTKGTSRKKKGRSKRAHVLVAAVEKATENFIEVGEQIAFENPDIKQEMLAAVEEVRKTGDAMSIAAREFAEDPCASAKRSNMVRAARNLLSAVTRLLILADMVDVHLLLKSLRVVEDDLEKVKNASSQAELLDNIKVFGRSASELMSQAAKRQQELKDPQLRDDLAAARAILKKHSTMLLTASKVYVRHPELAAAKANRDFVLKQVCEAVNTISDVAQGRSAAMNDNGNQIYDGPGELAAALDDFDERMVMDPLVYNEVRTRPSLEERLESIISGAALMADSSCTRDERRERIVAECNAVRQALQDLLSEYMSNQLQLQRVGKRMSVKETSEGLERAIDHMCRKTRDLRRQLRKAVVDHVSDSFLETSVPLLVLIEAAHSGDEKEVEECALVFTEHANKLVEVANLACSMSNNEDGVKMVRTAAAQIENLCPQVINAARVLAVRPRSKLALDNMDVFKDAWQAQVRLLTEAVDDITTIDDFLAVSESHILEDVNKCVLALQEGSADPLDRTAGAIRGRSARVCNVVAAEMDNYEPGIYTERVLEAIKVLRDQVMPNFAQRVELAVEALSTNPPKEVDENDFIDASRLVYDGVREIRRAVLMNRTDEELDPEDIEFDEHYTVETRSRSSAHTGEPLDEYPDISGITTAREAMRKMTEEDKQKIAQQVEFFRSEKLKFDREVAKWDDTGNDIIVLAKHMCMIMMEMTDFTRGRGPLKTTMDVINAAKKISEAGTKLDKLTRQIADQCPESSTKKDLLAYLQRIALYCHQLNITSKVKADVQNISGELIVSGLDSATSLIQAAKNLMNAVVLTVKSSYVASTKYPRQGADLQKLVVWKMKAPEKKPLVRPEKPEEVRAKVRKGSQKKVQNPIKALSEFQSPTESV; translated from the exons atgACTGATCAGTTCGGTCCCATTACTCTAAAATGGGATCCCAAAAATCTAGAGATACGTACTATGTCTGTGGAAAAGACATTAGAACCATTAGTTTTACAA GTGACTACTTTGGTAAACACTAAAGGTACTTCACGAAAGAAGAAAGGACGTTCAAAAAGAGCTCATGTTCTAGTTGCTGCTGTTGAAAAAGCGACAGAAAATTTTATCGAAGTTGGAGAACAAATCGCTTTTGAAAATCCTGATATAAAACAAGAAATGTTAGCTGCAGTTGAAGAAGTTCGAAAAACTG gtgaTGCTATGAGTATTGCTGCAAGAGAGTTTGCTGAAGATCCTTGTGCTTCTGCTAAACGTAGCAATATGGTAAGAGCGGCAAGAAATCTCTTATCAGCCGTAACACGCCTACTTATACTTGCAGATATGGTtgatgtacatttattattgaaatcattaagagtt gTTGAAGATGATttagaaaaagttaaaaatgctTCAAGTCAAGCTGAACTCCTTgacaatattaaagtatttggtAGAAGTGCTAGTGAACTTATGAGTCAAGCTGCAAAACGTCAACAAGAATTAAAAGACCCTCAATTACGTGATGATCTAGCTGCAGCTCgtgctattttaaaaaaacattcaactATGCTGTTAACTGCTTCCAAa GTTTATGTAAGACATCCAGAACTTGCTGCAGCTAAAGCTAATCgtgattttgtattaaaacaagTGTGTGAAGCTGTCAACACTATTAGTGATGTTGCCCAAGGTCGATCTGCAGCAATGAACGATAATGGAAATCAAATTTATGATGGACCTGGTGAATTGGCTGCTGCACTTGATGATTTTGAT gaaagaATGGTTATGGATCCTCTTGTTTATAACGAAGTGCGTACTCGTCCATCTTTAGAAGAACGACTTGAAAGTATTATTAGTGGAGCTGCATTAATGGCTGATTCTTCATGTACTCGTGATGAGCGTAGAGAAAGAATTGTTGCAGAGTGTAATGCTGTACGCCAAGCATTGCAGGATTTGCTTTCTGAATATATGTCtaat CAATTGCAACTCCAAAGGGTCGGAAAAAGG ATGAGTGTAAAAGAAACTAGTGAAGGATTGGAACGTGCTATTGATCATATGTGCCGTAAGACCAGAGATTTGAGACGACAATTACGTAAAGCTGTTGTAGATCATGTGTCTGAtag cTTTCTAGAAACAAGTGTTCCATTACTTGTTTTGATTGAAGCAGCACATTCAGGTGATGAAAAAGAAGTTGAAGAATGTGCTTTAGTATTCACTGAACATGCAAACAAACTTGTTGAA gtTGCTAATCTTGCGTGTAGCATGTCAAACAATGAAGATGGCGTAAAAATGGTCAGAACAGCTGCTGCACAAATTGAGAATTTATGTCCACAAGTGATAAATGCAGCTAGAGTTCTTGCTGTTCGGCCCAGATCTAAATTAGCACTTGACAATATGGATGTTTTTAAAGATGCTTGGCAAGCACAAGTTAGATTACTGACTGAAGCTGTTGACGATATAACAACCATTGATGACTTTTTAGCTGTTTCGG aaaGTCATATTTTGGAAGATGTGAATAAATGTGTTCTTGCACTTCAAGAAGGATCAGCTGACCCATTAGACAGAACTGCTGGAGCAATTAGAGGCCGTTCAGCTAGAGTTTGTAATGTAGTAGCTGCTGAAATGGATAATTATGAACCGGGTATATATACTGAACGTGTATTAGAAGCAATTAAAGTATTACGTGATCAag ttATGCCCAACTTTGCTCAACGTGTTGAGTTAGCTGTAGAAGCTTTATCAACCAATCCTCCTAAAGAAGTAgatgaaaatgattttattgatgcTTCTAGACTTGTTTATGATGGTGTAAGAGAGATACGTCGAGCAGTTCTCATGAATaga aCTGATGAAGAATTAGATCCTGAAGATATAGAGTTTGATGAACATTATACAGTTGAGACAAGGAGTAGAT caaGTGCTCATACTGGAGAACCTTTGGATGAGTATCCAGATATTAGTGGAATTACTACAGCACGT GAAGCTATGAGAAAAATGACAGAAgaagataaacaaaaaatcgCTCAACAAGTTGAATTCTTTAGGAGTGAAAAACTGAAGTTTGATCGTGAGGTAGCTAAATGGGATGATACAGGAAATGATATCATTGTTCTTGCCAAACATATGTGCATGATCATGATGGAAATGACAGATTTCACCCg tgGCCGTGGACCATTAAAAACTACCATGGATGTTATTAATGCAGCTAAGAAAATTTCAGAAGCTGGAACAAAATTAGATAAACTTACTAGACAAATTGCCGACCAATGTCCAGAATCATCAACCAAAAAAGATTTGTTAGCTTATTTACAACGTATTGCTTTGTATTGTCATCAGCTAAATATCACGTCTAAAGTTAAAGctgatgtacaaaatataagtgGTGAACTTATTGTTTCTGgg ttggaTAGTGCTACATCTCTAATTCAAGCagcaaaaaatttaatgaatgctGTTGTATTAACTGTTAAGTCTTCATATGTAGCCAGTACTAAATACCCTAGACAAGGAGCAGATCTCCAAAAa CTTGTTGTTTGGAAAATGAAAGCTCCTGAAAAAAAACCACTTGTAAGACCAGAAAAACCCGAAGAAGTTAGAGCTAAAGTAAGAAAAGGCTCTCAAAAGAAAGTACAAAATCCAATAAAGGCTTTAAGTGAATTTCAAAGTCCTACTGAatctgtttaa